The genomic interval TTCATAGTAGTTGTATCAACTCACTCTCCCACGAGTAGTATATATGTGTTTTAGTTCCCCACAAGCTTGTCCAGTTTGTTAGCAAACTTTTTGAATTTTGTGGATCTTACTGATGGAACTTATTATCTAATTATAGTTCTAATTATGATTTATCTTAAATAAAGAGTAAAGTTCAgtatctcttcatatgtttgaagccaTTTATATTTCCGTTTCTGCTAAGAGCCTAACCTTATCCgttcttttacttttctattgagttgttcattttttccttattgatttataGGAACTCATATATATTGAGAAAATCAGCCCTTTGTCTATGAGATGCTCTGCAAGTATTTTTCCAGCTTGCCATTTGTCTTTTGAACGGTACTTTGTAAGTCAAGTTAATCAgtcctttctgttttattgaccatGCGTCATGTATTCAAAGGCATACTTCACTCTGTTGGTTTCAAAGTTCTCTCATATTTACTTCTAGtacttttatgattttcttaGTTAAATTTTTGACATATCTGGAATTTTGAAAAATGGAGTAAGATATAGATCTGATCTTATTTTCATCTTCATGACTACCTaattttctcaacaccatttatgAATAAACTAATTTTCCCTAAATGATTTGATATACCAACTTCATCATACTCTAAATTTCCTCTTGTATTTTTGGTCTATCTCTGGTCTTTCTATTTTatccctttattttttcattcataaaccactgaagtgaagtgaagtgaagtgagttcgctcagtcgtgtccgactctttgtgaccccatggactgtagcctaccaggctcccccatccatggaattttccaggcaagagtactggagtgggttgccatttccttctccaggggatcttcctgacccagggatcgaacctgggtcttcctgcattacaggcagacgctttagcgtttgagccaccagggaagttagcCATTCTTAATAAAACAGTACTTTCACTCAGCTGTTCAGGTCAGACTTCCCATCTtacttttatttgcttatttttatgaaTGGTCTTTCTTGTTTATGGCttacaaagaaaatttagaataatCTTACCTAGTAAAAAGTAATCTTATTGATATTTTTACTAGGACCATCTATGGGGTCATCCACTGGAATTTGGCAGGGGAGGGGGCTAACATTTAGATCCCTTTTTAGTTCCCCTATACTGTTGCTATGCATATCTCTTATGCTATAGCAAGGAGATGGACATCCTCATTTGAATAGTGCTTTATCCAACAGGGACCTTGTTTTGTGTAGTGCTCTGGGATGTATAGAGTACTTAATgatatctcatttatttttatactagGAGATATGTTATTAGTTCTGTTTTCAAGATGAGGCAACTGAAGCTTCAAAAGTTTAGTATACTTGCCCCAATGAGTGAAGGACGTTAGTTAGTGGTAGAGTTTGGGACTTGTACCCCAATCGATCCTGAGTTAGTTCCAGAGTACTACCACTTTCATTAGGCTTTTCTGGCTGTGGATGAGCTCTGCACCTCTAGAGGAGATGGGGAAAGACACATCAATGATGGAGAAGGAGTCAGCATTGCAGAGTTTGCTTTTATTTGTAATCCAACCTGGATTGTTCATCTGGTTGATTCCTCCCAAGTAGATCAATGATGCCAAGGGAACACTTGGTGCTGTGAGCTCTGTATCACACTTTTTAGAAGGTGACAGGGGAGGTAGTCTCAGCTCTCAACGGTCTAACAGTCTGTTGGTCCAAGTGGGAGGGCCGTAGATCTTTTCTCAGGCCAGGAAAAGGCTGACCCTTGGTCTTCAAACTGGTGACTAGCATTGTCCGAGCACACCCAGACAGCTCCAGCTGTGGTTTCATCCGGTCGTAGTCCAAAATTTGTTAAAATGGGAAGTGATGGATGAAGATGGAGCTAAGATAAAAGGAACTGGACTCAAGCCTCACTGGAGAGGCAAGGTGAGTTTGTCCCTTTAACCTGAGCATAGACAACAGGATCTGAGTGTACAGCATTCTGTACACTCTTGGTCAGGTGATCGCTGTTTTCTTTGGGGGCTTTGAAAATCATGCTGGCATAGGTAAGTACCTCCTCTGAGGATGAAAGCTGccgaggaggaaggaagaggaggaatgaGTCAGTTCGATTTGGAGGAAGGTGTCTCTCAGAAGCAAGTGACATTTAAAAGCAACTTGAAAGCTTGGGTCAGAGAAGACCCAAAGAGATCAGAAGAACCCTTCAGAGAATCAGTTTCCCAGTGTCCAATGGCATCAGGCCTCCATATCCAGGAAACAGAGTGGCTGGCTTACCTTGGCTGGATGATCTGAAGGAGGATCCAGGGTCTGGGGCCTGGAATGACCTGCTGGAAGTGCCAGGAAGAAGAGGAACAAGTCTCACCCATGGGGCCTGGAGGAATTAGAAGCTTCTTTCTTTAATCTTGGGTGAAGGGGCAGGGTAGGGGGGAGGTGCTGGAGGTGGGAAGGGTGGAGGATGAAGAGGGCCGGGAGAGAAGTGAAGGGGTTCAAGTCCTGGATCTGTGGAGAGCGCGGGCTCTGTCTGTTTTACTCCCCTCAAAGCTACCTCTGTCCTCAATGGCAGAGAAAGAAGGGCTGTCACAGCTCTTGGAGACTTACATTTTCTGCAGCTCTTTATGATGAGGAAGACAAAGGCCATCAGCAGCAGTGTCAGTATAACCCCAGCAAAAAAGGCTAAGACCAAATATTCTTTGCTGCTGTGGTGAAGAAAGAGAGCAGATGACCCATGGGACTTTATGAAGGCCTTAAGACAAGAGGGTAACCTTTTCCACCTATGGGTAATCCCCTGAAATAGCTTTTACACTGGTTAGTCAACTTGCAATCTCTCCCCCCAGTTTTCAACTTTTGGCTTTCAGGTTCCAGATCCATTTGAGGTGTCAGTAAAAGCTATGGGCTCTATTCCCCCTTAAAAATGTTCATAGGACTGCACATAGCAAATTTTATGTTTAGGGGCTTCATGAGTCTCTCGAGGCATGGGGGACCCCAGGTTAAGAGCCACACTCTGAAGGTAAAATACTGATTTACTTCTGCTGTTTCTGGTCCCTTCTCCCCAGACCTCCTTCCCCAAGTCCATAAGGCAAAGTGGTCAACACAGAATCAAATGCCATGTGGTATGAGATGAAATGGGAGGCATTTCTTGCTTACTTGGGGTGGCCAGAGAGGCAGGGTGCAGAGGTCACTGCTGAGACTATGGTGCGATGGGTGCCTGGTCCCTCTGTGAAAGAATACAAAGGGGATTAGTGTATCGGCCACATCTTCTCCAGCCCAAGGGTCCCCACATGCTCCCCGTTATCCAAGCAACCAGTGTAGTCTAACCATGGGGCTACAGCTCTGTAAGAGGAGGGAGCATTGTTTCTTAgagcctgtattttttttttatttcaaaaattattttaattttttttattttttttccatttatttttattagttggaggctaattactttacaatattgtagtggtttttgccatacattgacatgaatcagccatggatttacatatgttctccatcctgaacccccctcccacctctctccccatcccatccctctgggtcatcccgaGCCTgtattttttaacatgaaaactAGATCAGGAGCTTAAACAATAATCAGCTACACATGTGAAAGAAGAGCCTAGCATTTCCACAGTCCCATTTGTCCCTGTAATAACATTTCAGTGCTCTCCCTCAAAGATTTTAATGAGACCCAGAGACACATGCTCCCTGGGACTTAAGCAGAGAATCTCAAGGCCAGGGGTTAAAGACCAAAAGTGATACCTAGAACTAGCATTTCCCGACATCCCAGGGAGTATTACCTTAGAAATTGCTGCCTTTTtttgattcatttgttttttagggCAGCTGTTAACAGTGGCTAGCCAAAGGCAGCCTtggtgaagggacttccctggtagctcaatgctaaggaacctgcctgccaaagcaggagacactggttcaatccctgggtcaggaagaccccccctggaggaagaaatggcaacccactccagtattcttgcctggagaatcccatggagagaggagcttgacaggctacagtccatggggttgcaaagagtcagacatgactgaatgagcaCGCACACTCAGGGGAAGGGGGCCAGGCTCTCACAAACTACCAAGATGGTCTAATGTTGAGCACAGAGACTCCCTTTATCATATTTGGAGGATCAGATAGTTCTCCTTGGTTCCCATTTTCACTCTTCTTGGCATTAGATCCTGCATATGATTCTCCCAACTTCAGAAATACTATCCCCTGACAGCACAGGGGATAGTGCTGTCACTTCACTTCAGCACAGTGTCCAGTGATTCCAGTCCATCTGAACTTGGCATCGAGGCAAGTAATGGGTTGTGTTGCAGACTTACTATCATTTGGTTCAGGTTTGGGCATGTGGTTTCCCATGTTGCCTTCccctgagaattaaaaaaaaaaaaaaaaggtacgtCTTAGAAACCTTGGAAAAGAGAGGCAGCAGAGAGGCCAGTTCTGAGATTGTGATCTTAATATTGGAGCTGTGATGAAGGAGAGAGGCAAATGGTGGGAGGATGTTCTAGTGAGGTCAGTGGTCCCAAACTTTACAGCGTGAGGACGACAGTTCAGCAGGGAGGCCTCAGCTCTGTAGGTCCATATATTTGATCACATCAGGGCATCAAGAATTGACTGAATGTTCCAGAACAGACTCATACCAACCAGCTCAGAGGAGACCAATGTATGAACTAGAATAACATAAGAAACATGTTTGTATAGCTAGTGCATTTCATCAAAATGTATGAGAAATCCAATTAAAACCATAATTTTTCTTGATAAACATCAAATTGGAGTATGAAAGAAGCAGAATGGATGGTTTTAATATTGAGTGTCACGTAGGTCTGATGCATTGGCTTCGGTCTTCCCTAGCAGTGCTGGGCAAACTAACTTGCTCTTGGAGGTCCTGCATCAGAAACTTCTATTTTGTTCACATATTATCTTTTCAAGTGTGACAACGTCTTTATATAAGCTATGGTTCTTTCATGTTAAACTTTCTGTATTtcccctcttttatttatttatacaaaaaAGTATAGAGTACCTAAAAGCAGAAAAGTAAAATCACTCAAACTTCCACTACTGTTGTTAATATTTTAGTGTATTTCCTTTTTGTTGTACTTCCATGCATCTTTTAAAAGCTAGCTGAGATACTTCTtcatatctctttttcttttcttactaaGTGTTTCAtcataaacatttttctatttcaCTGAAAATTTCTATAAGCCTCTGAGTGGTGATAGGTCTTTCTGTTGTAACTATGTACTATAGCTTGCTTTTCTAGTTTCCTGCCTGTtgataaaaaattatttccactttaaacaaaataaaataacaaacaatTTTAGGAGGCCACAATTTTACTACATACTTAAATAAACCCATgagaagaatttttaattttgctatAACTACTGTATTTTAAGGTTATTTATTTAGGCAATAAATGACATTTGTACTTAATTATTCAGCTGTCAAAAGTGAATTAATTTCTGAGTCCTTGGACATAGGGAAAGATTTGGAGAAGGACACCTCATTGCCATGTACCAGTTACAACAGCAAAATTATCAGGTGCCTTACAATCAAACAAACTTTTAAAGATCATGTAATCTAGGATAACAAGAAAGATGCCAACAGGGAAATTTGGTGAGAATTCTGAGCCCTAGGGATAGAAAGTCCATCTCCATAGCAGAATCCATAGGGGTAACAATTTTTCCAGtactttttgttccttttctaaTTTAAAAGTCAATaatcaagaaggaggggatatatgtgtacatattgaTGATTCACCATGTTGCACAGGAGAAACTgtcccaacattgtaaagcaattatattccaataaaaaaataaaagggaacatAATTAAACATAATGATAATAAAGTCAACAGTGCTCTTTGCAGAGTActgtaaaatgtgttttttaaatattgaaatatgTGTTTGCACTAATCATAGTATGAATTTATCCTATGAATTTGTACTAGACCATAtcactggggaggtgggggaggggaggatcaTAGTTTTCCATAAAATCTTAACCCTCCCATGAGTGGTTCTGAGTTTACAACCACCCCAAAGAAATGTTAGGACAGTCACGTAAAACAAAAGCTGGGTCCCCACCATCCTGAAAGACAAAACCTTCACACGATCCAACAGGGAAGTAGTTAATGAATCCACGCTAGTTACGAATCCGTGCTGAGAAAAACAGGAAGACTACACCCTTTGAAAACAACACTCCAAAACATTTGAcagaaacataaattaaaatagaaacagcaCTCCATACACATACTTTTTCACATTTTGTCCAGCACTGGAGAATCTTACTGATTGTCATAAAATCCACCAACTAAATGCAGCCATTCCCATACAACTTTTCCCCGACCAGATAAGGTTAAGAAAAGTAACTGAAACCACTAAAAATTAGATTAACCTTTTGTTTTGGTGATTATTTCATCTATATTAAAAGACGGGGTAAATGAGTTTACCTTTTAAGACAAAGTCCGGTTGTAAGATGTCATTGTCTAAGACGGAGCTTTTCACTTGCTGCTTCTGCTGTCATTCCGATTTCTCGGAATGATGAAACAGTGGTTACTGCCGCTGCGACTGCCACCATCAAGCTGCGTGTCGCAAAGATCTTGTCTAAACTCCAGGGCCTACTTCCTGTTTGTGGcaaactccatttttttttttttttcattccacaaGCAGAGAACTTTTCTATCTTTTGACACACGAATGCCAGAACGTTGGGGGGATAAGACAAGTTTATTTCTAATTAAGTATTGAATATGGAACTACCATGTCAGATGTTGTGGGGACCACACTGGGGGTGTGACATTATCATTGTCACCAAGCATGTCATAATCTCGTTTATTCCAGCCAAGGAAGGAAGGTtgatagagaaaaatgaaaagcaaatggtGTTAAGTGCGGACTAGACAGACTTTAAGTGTTTTAAGACTATGGGAATCGCGAGCTTCCCCAGGGGCttagtgacaaagaatctgccagccaatacaggagacaggtgttcgatccttgggttgggaagatcccgcatgctgcgtggcaactaagcttgtgcgtcacaacttctgagcctgcactctaTAGAGTCTGAgaattgcaactactgagcccaagtgctacaactactgaagctcacacgCACCAGAGCCtcatgctctgtaacaagagaagccacgacaACGAGAAGGACACACACCACAAggaggagtagcccctgctcaacACAACTAGAAATAGCCTGTGTGCAACAGTGAAAATCCAGTacaggccaaaataaataaataagtaaaaatttcatgtatatatatttcatatatatatatgaagcatGGAGATTGCTTCAAAGGGAAGGTGGATCATTTACTTATAAACATTTACCCATACAATAATAAGTATACACATTCAATAGACACAATGGGCCATGTGCTATGGGTATTTTAGAGAGAAGGCAGGAAAGTTCATGAGGCCTACTGTCTACTTGAGAAGAGTAacaatagaaaaggaaataacagATTGATTATGGATTGTGTTCAGGGacatgaaggaaagaaagagtgcCATGCTGGACAGTCAGTGATGGGAGGATGTCTTTAGATAAAATGGATGACCCGGGAATTCCTGTCCAAGGAGTGATATTTACCCTGAGAACCAGAGGATGGGAACGAGCTGGTTGGGCAGAGAGTCTGGGGAAGACAGTTCCAGGAGGACGGCAGAGTAACTCGCAGGcccgggagaagggaagagctggCAGGGCACGCAGGATCAGGCAAGGCTGCGAGCAGGGAGATCTGGAATATGCTtgggggagaagaaagggacTGTGTGAGGAagttcccaaccccaggattgcTTGCTGGGCTTTGAGCGATGGATTTCTGGGACACCAGCATGGCTCAAGAGAGAGGCCTTGGTAAAGGGTGAGATAGAAAATAGTTGTGTAGATAGATTGAGATATACTGTGGAGGTCTTTAAATCCAagcaaaatgtatattttaagtattaataaAGAACCACTAAAGATTTTGGAATTCTTGTGTGAATTCCAAACATGACCTGTAAGGAAGATTGTATCACATCAAATAAACTCTGGGTAAAGAAAGAGACAAGGAAATAAGCCGTGTCAGACATACAGGATGGAGTGGGactcaagagaaaaggctcaggtCACACAATGAAGGGAAGTGGGTGTCAAGAAAAACATCATAGAGAAGATAATGTTTGAGTTGCTTCTTGAAAGATGAATCACATTTTCTAGGCAGACAGAGGAAGAAAGcgtattccaggcagagggaccaTGTGAGCAAAGACATGCTTTGTCACGTTTGTGATGTTCAGCGGAATGCAAGTATTTCATCACTGCTGATGCTATAGAGATTAAGAGTGGGTGGAATCTTTTTCCAGCAGGGGAATGAAACAAGAAAGACTGTAGAGGAAGCTCAAGGTCACATGATAAACGACCTTAAACAGACTTTCCTTGGAGACAATGGAGAGACTGCTGAAGGATGAAACATGATCACATTCTGGTTTgggcaacagtgtaggagggacTTGTGTGGGCCAGACAGGGGGCAGGGAGTCCTTTAGAACGGCAGAGTTCCAGGCAGAAACAGGATGATCTAATCAGAGACACTGGCCTtgggggagaggaggcagggcAGAAAGGTGATGTGGGAGAAAGGTAAGGGGGAGAGAGCTCAAGGTAACTCCCAGGTTTCTGCCTTGAATCACCAATTAATGGTGAGAATATAGAAGAAGGTGAGTGTAGGACTGGACATATATAATGAGCTTACTTTTGAACACACTGAGCCTAGGGTGCCTGTGGATTGTATTACCGAGAGATGTCAAGAGGATAGTCAGATGCACAGGTCAGGGGCTCATGAAAGATCCAGAGCTGTGTGGTAGAAAGTACTAGTTCTCACCCCGAACCAGATCTCCTCTCCTGGCACAGACCCTCACTTACAGTTCAGTAGTGCCATGTGATAAGCTCTGGCCAATGGACTATGAATGCAAGTGATGATGTTCCCTTTTAGTTGAAGTGTTTAATTACTGAAGGAAGACCTCCTCTGATCCCTTCCCCTTCTGGGTGATCACAGAGGTTTTGTGATGAGAAGATAAGGTTGAAAGCTCTAAAGTGGATCACTGAGTCACTATAAGGAGGATAGTTTCTCCGGTGGGTCACCTGGACCTAGAAGGGATTCTgtgtgagcaagaaataaacttttcCACGTTACACTACTGAGATTTCAGGGCAGTTTCTTACCTCAGTTGACTTAACTTATCCTGCCTCATACAACTTGGGATATAGATTAGGAAACCATCAGCATACACATGATAGTAGAAGCCGCGGGGATGGATCAGATTATCCGGGGACAGTTTGTAGAATGAGAATAAAACATTCCAAAACTCTGAGGAACATCATCACTTAAGAGGGAGTCAGAAAAAGTGGAGGAGCTCTCTTGGTGACTTGctcgtaaagaatctacctgccaatacaggagacacgggttcaatccctgatcgggaggatcccacgtgctgtggagctaCTAAGCCTGTATGCCACTATTATTAAGCCTGTGCACTAgagcccacgtgctacaactactgacgCCCGCACACGcgagagcccctgctccacaacagaagccactgaaatgagaagcccgagcaccacaactagggagtagcccccactctctgaaactagagaaaagccagcacagcaacaaagacccagcacagccaaaaactaaaaaataaattaacaaaaaaatttttttatgaaaaaaaccCTGGAGTCAGTTACAGAAATTGAGAGGACACAGTGACAGCAGTAATAGCTAATGTAGGGAccagggaggaaaagaaggaaaagctgtgagcactgaagaatttatgcttttgaactgtggtgttggagaagactcttgagagtcccttggactgcaaggagattcaatagtccaccctaaaggaaatcagtcctgaatattcactggaaggactgatgctgaaactccaatactttggccacctgatactaaagtgaactgactcatttaaaaagaccctgatgctgggaatgattgaaggcaggaggagaaggggacgacagaggatgagacggttgtatggcatcattgactctattgacatgagtttcagtaagctctgggagttggtgatggacagggaagcctggcgtgctgcagtccgtggggttgcaaagagttggacacaactgagactgAACTCAACTCAACACTGCCAGATGCTGCAGAGAGAGAGGTTAAGATGAGGACTGGAAAGAGTTGATTGGATTTAGAAATGAAGAGATCCTGATCTTTTTGCTAAAGCAGCTTGGGGTATGATAGTGGTGGGGAATAAGACTTCAGTGAGTTAAAGAGTGAATGGAAATCCCTAGACGTACAGCAGATTAGATCTTTAAAGAGATCCTCTTGTTAAAGAGCACCAACAAAGGCTGGATAAAACATTTGAAACACCATAGTTTAAGGTGGTGCTATGCTAGTGATAAAGAGGGCTcccccggtagctcagctggtaaagaatctgcctgccaatacaggagacataagagacatgggttcaatccctgggtcgggaagatgctctggaggagggcatggcaacccacccaagtattcttgcctggagaatctcatagacataggagcctggcaggctacagtctggagGGTTGTACAGGGTTGGACACTATTGAAGCGACTTGAagcacacaatttaaaaatgcacGACTGataagtaaaatagatagtcagtTGGAATTTACTGTGTGATACAGGGAGctcaatccagtgctctgtggcaatctagaggggtgggatggggtagaaGATGGCagcgaggttcaagagggaggggacatacgtatacatgtggctgattcatgttgatgtatggcagaaaccagtacaatattataaagcagttatcctccagttaaaaaaatatatatacatgtatattttaaatgcatgaaCTAGATGTTGGAAATCCTCAAAAATCAGAAAGACAATTGAGACCTGGAGCTGCTATTTATTCTGGGAAGAGCCACCAGTTTTTGGTGACCTGAAGATTGGGTCTACAGGCCTTGTATGAGGTTAGGAAACCAAGTCTAAAGCCTGCATCAAGGTGGGAAATTGGATCAGATGCCCTGAAAGGGAACCCACAGTGAATCAGAAAAAAGCAAACCAGATGGAAATGGTAGGGATCCTTAATATATGTTTTCTATTGCAGTATAACAAATATCACAAATGTAGAGGCTTCAAACAGTAcacatttcttctttcagtttctgtGGGTTATAGGctgttgtggttcagtcgctcagtcatgtctgactcttcgtgacccgatggactgcagcacaccaggcttccgtgtgcttcaccacctcccggagtttgctcaaactcacgtccattgagttggtgatgccatccaaccatcttatcttctgtcgtccccttctcctcctgccttcaatctttcccagcattagggtcttttccaatgagttggatttttgcatcaggtggccaaaatattggagcttcagtttcagcatcagcccttccagtgactattcaggatttttttctttaggattgactggtttgatctccttgcagtccaagggtctcttcTTCATCTTGTTTCTCTACCTCCTGCATTTCCTGGAAACTGGAATTTACATCTTAAGTGTTGATAGACTCAGGTAAAATATTTCTGGATAGATTATACCACAAGTGATATTGTCTACTTCATATTTCAGCAAATCAGGAAACTTACCTGGTTATTCCACCAGAGTGATACTAAGAATAACCAGTGAACTAGGTCACTGGCCACTTGATTGGAAAGATCTTGATTCGTattgataaattatttttatagtcaTTAGAAAACTTACAACAAAAGAATCTAACATTTCCTTTTCATTGACATGTAATCTTTTGCTAACACAAACATATTTCAAATCAATCTGACCTTTTcatagcaaatatttaaaaaataattggttGTGCAATGTCTAATTTGAGGTTGCACAACCAATTACCACACAACCAATTTGTATGTACTAAACTACaaccatcacaaagaaaaaaaaatttttttaattagaggataaatgcttcacaatattgtgttggtttgtcATACgtcaatcagccataagtatacatatactcCCCCATCTCTGGAACTACCCTctcaaaccccccccccccccccccccatgttgtcagagcactgggctgagctgtgttacacagcaacttcccattcttgcgaccccatgggactgtag from Dama dama isolate Ldn47 chromosome 20, ASM3311817v1, whole genome shotgun sequence carries:
- the C20H1orf162 gene encoding transmembrane protein C1orf162 homolog isoform X1; the encoded protein is MGNHMPKPEPNDKGPGTHRTIVSAVTSAPCLSGHPNSKEYLVLAFFAGVILTLLLMAFVFLIIKSCRKSGHSRPQTLDPPSDHPAKLSSSEEVLTYASMIFKAPKENSDHLTKSVQNAVHSDPVVYAQVKGTNSPCLSSEA
- the C20H1orf162 gene encoding transmembrane protein C1orf162 homolog isoform X2 is translated as MGNHMPKPEPNDKGPGTHRTIVSAVTSAPCLSGHPNKEYLVLAFFAGVILTLLLMAFVFLIIKSCRKSGHSRPQTLDPPSDHPAKLSSSEEVLTYASMIFKAPKENSDHLTKSVQNAVHSDPVVYAQVKGTNSPCLSSEA